One part of the Arabidopsis thaliana chromosome 4, partial sequence genome encodes these proteins:
- a CDS encoding disease resistance protein (TIR-NBS-LRR class) (Disease resistance protein (TIR-NBS-LRR class) family; FUNCTIONS IN: transmembrane receptor activity, ATP binding; INVOLVED IN: signal transduction, defense response, apoptosis, innate immune response; LOCATED IN: chloroplast; CONTAINS InterPro DOMAIN/s: NB-ARC (InterPro:IPR002182), Toll-Interleukin receptor (InterPro:IPR000157), Disease resistance protein (InterPro:IPR000767); BEST Arabidopsis thaliana protein match is: Disease resistance protein (TIR-NBS-LRR class) (TAIR:AT1G72840.2); Has 19342 Blast hits to 14826 proteins in 563 species: Archae - 8; Bacteria - 943; Metazoa - 2203; Fungi - 31; Plants - 15808; Viruses - 2; Other Eukaryotes - 347 (source: NCBI BLink).), which yields MASSSTSSPTRVKEYDVFLSFRGADTRNNIVSYLHKALVDVGIRTFKDDKELEEGDIISEKLVNAIQTSWFAVVVLSEKYVTSSWCLEELRHIMELSIQDDIIVVPIFYKVEPSDVRYQKNSFEVKLQHYRDPEKILKWKGALTQVGNMSGKHFQTCSDEATNIAEIVSKISNRLRKMKPTDLINLVGMDAHMEKMQLLLDKEPKSEVRMIGILGMGGIGKTAIANYLYNQFSHEYWAHCFIEDAWNTNDPTHLQRKLLSHICNDENAKLFTREAGAMKIKGILKHKKFFLVIDGVNKAEQVHALAKERSWFGPGSLIIITTRDRGLLNSCGVNNVYEVKCLDSKDALQVFEKFAFGGRNPPFHGSERLFTRASQLAHGLPYALVAFASHLSEQTTIEGWEDELFRLEDYPQKNVEEILRASYDDLDYYEQSVFLQVACLFNGSFLWLIRAFLGKLGSRINSLRAKSLLDISNDGRLIMHFLVEQIGKEIVRQQSNCIPSEQKFLWKPEEIYDVLARNIGTSKIHGVSLEMCDLSDTLRIGSSAGQCVISHFSSF from the exons ATGGCTTCCTCATCCACATCCTCTCCAACTCGAGTCAAGGAGTACGATGTCTTCCTCAGCTTTCGAGGGGCGGACACCCGCAATAACATAGTCAGCTATTTGCACAAAGCACTTGTTGATGTCGGAATCCGTACCTTCAAAGACGACAAGGAGCTTGAAGAAGGCGACATCATTTCTGAAAAACTTGTCAACGCTATACAAACTTCGTGGTTTGCTGTGGTTGTTCTCTCAGAAAAATATGTTACTTCAAGTTGGTGTTTGGAGGAACTCCGACATATAATGGAGCTTTCCATTCAGGATGACATTATAGTCGTTCCCATCTTTTATAAAGTAGAACCTTCAGACGTGAGATACCAGAAAAATAGCTTCGAGGTTAAGCTTCAGCACTACAGAGATCCAGAGAAGATTCTCAAATGGAAGGGAGCTCTCACTCAAGTTGGCAATATGTCAGGCAAGCATTTCCAGACATG TTCCGATGAGGCAACGAACATCGCAGAGATagtttcaaaaatttcaaaccgACTGAGAAAGATGAAGCCTACAGATCTAATCAATTTAGTTGGAATGGATGCTCATATGGAGAAGATGCAACTCCTTTTGGATAAGGAGCCTAAAAGTGAGGTTAGAATGATAGGGATATTGGGTATGGGAGGCATAGGCAAGACCGCCATTGCCAACTATCTCTATAACCAATTCTCACATGAATATTGGGCACACTGTTTCATAGAAGACGCTTGGAACACCAATGACCCAACTCACCTACAAAGGAAATTGCTTTCCCATATCTGCAATGATGAAAATGCCAAGTTGTTTACCAGGGAAGCTGGAGCCATGAAGATTAAGGGTATACTTAAGCACAAGAAATTTTTTCTTGTGATAGATGGTGTGAATAAAGCAGAGCAAGTACATGCACTGGCAAAAGAGAGAAGCTGGTTTGGTCCAGGGAGCTTGATCATCATAACTACTCGAGATAGAGGTCTCCTCAATTCATGTGGAGTAAATAATGTATATGAGGTTAAGTGCTTGGATAGTAAGGATGCCCTCCaggtttttgaaaagtttgcTTTTGGAGGAAGAAATCCTCCATTTCATGGTTCAGAGAGACTCTTTACCAGAGCTTCTCAGCTTGCTCACGGCCTACCTTATGCCCTTGTAGCTTTTGCTTCGCATCTCAGTGAACAGACCACCATAGAGGGATGGGAAGATGAATTATTTCGTCTAGAAGATTATCCTCAGAAGAATGTTGAAGAAATTTTGAGAGCTAGCTATGATGATTTAGATTATTACGAGCAGTCTGTTTTCCTTCAAGTGGCATGTCTCTTCAACGGAAGCTTTCTCTGGCTTATCAGAGCTTTTCTTGGGAAACTTGGTTCAAGGATAAATAGCTTACGGGCAAAGTCTCTCCTGGACATATCAAATGATGGACGTTTAATCATGCATTTCTTGGTTGAACAAATAGGAAAAGAAATTGTGCGCCAACAATCCAACTGTATACCTTCCGAGCAAAAGTTCTTGTGGAAGCCGGAAGAGATCTATGATGTACTCGCAAGGAACATA GGTACATCCAAAATACATGGGGTGTCACTAGAAATGTGTGATCTGTCTGACACTTTACGTATAGGGAGCAGTGCAGGCCAATGCGTGATCTCACATTTCTCAAGTTTTTAA